One genomic window of Pirellulales bacterium includes the following:
- the pduL gene encoding phosphate propanoyltransferase, with product MTAVLEQSIDRNTVERIVRELLLKNSPPQAGPKLVVSISARHCHLTDKHVEVLFGKGRTLTPEKPLYQDGFYAAAESVMIVGPNKRRMLPSVRVLGPTRPHSQVELAFTDGISLGIDLPVRPSGKIEGTPGCVLVGPAGVVELKQGVIRAERHVHMNFATAQYYDVKNGDRMKLRIESTCTLVLEELLVRADATSKLEVHLDTDEGNAADLDHASRVELLKSMRNAN from the coding sequence ATGACAGCAGTATTAGAACAAAGTATCGATCGTAACACGGTGGAACGCATCGTGCGCGAGTTGCTGTTGAAGAACTCGCCGCCGCAAGCGGGGCCGAAACTAGTAGTTAGCATTTCCGCACGGCATTGCCATTTGACGGACAAGCACGTCGAAGTTTTGTTTGGCAAAGGGCGAACCCTGACGCCAGAGAAGCCACTGTATCAAGACGGGTTTTATGCGGCAGCCGAAAGTGTCATGATCGTCGGGCCGAATAAGCGACGGATGCTGCCATCGGTGCGAGTGTTGGGCCCGACTCGACCTCATTCACAGGTGGAACTGGCTTTTACCGACGGCATTTCGCTGGGCATCGATTTGCCGGTGCGACCAAGCGGCAAGATCGAGGGGACGCCGGGTTGTGTGCTGGTTGGCCCGGCCGGAGTCGTTGAATTGAAGCAAGGCGTGATCCGCGCCGAGCGTCACGTTCACATGAACTTCGCCACGGCCCAGTATTACGACGTGAAGAATGGCGACCGCATGAAATTACGAATCGAATCGACCTGCACACTCGTGCTGGAGGAGTTGCTGGTCCGCGCCGACGCAACGAGCAAGTTGGAAGTGCATTTGGATACCGATGAAGGGAACGCAGCGGACTTGGATCATGCAAGCCGCGTTGAGCTATTGAAGTCCATGCGAAATGCAAATTGA
- a CDS encoding BMC domain-containing protein has translation MARTMEALGMIETKGFVALVEASDAMMKAANVQFMGWDKVGSGLVTAFVTGDVAAVKAATDAGAAAAGRIGEVVSVQVIPRPHDDLGVVLPASKRAVSKSAD, from the coding sequence ATGGCTAGAACGATGGAAGCGCTGGGGATGATCGAAACCAAGGGCTTCGTTGCCCTGGTCGAAGCCAGCGATGCGATGATGAAGGCCGCCAATGTTCAATTTATGGGCTGGGACAAAGTCGGCAGCGGCTTGGTCACCGCGTTTGTGACGGGTGACGTGGCCGCTGTGAAGGCCGCTACCGATGCTGGCGCAGCGGCGGCGGGGCGCATTGGCGAAGTGGTGAGCGTGCAAGTAATTCCACGGCCACATGATGATCTCGGTGTGGTGCTGCCGGCATCCAAGCGCGCGGTGAGCAAGAGTGCGGACTAG